Proteins encoded by one window of Archaeoglobus veneficus SNP6:
- a CDS encoding DNA-directed DNA polymerase II small subunit: MVIKDIDSKLIITKFAMQGYNVHPSAVEVLRGLSPSRLDNIISEICRHANGSFIITAEDVLPVLNGLKSRTAEGDGNASVAAINVGVSDVVKPEKPLESRTTLQKEPEIRVLKDITGNSSCEGGVEDFVAYFNSRYEKLSRMLRNRINPLPIASLRKVRTEKVDIVGIVNDVRETSNGNAIIELEDKTGFTTVIATGKLKDTAMELLGDEVIGVSGTYRGRSIIADRIIFPDVPMNGSKKNWGFNVAFISDTHFGSNTFMEDAWNRFVSWINCEIGDERSQQLAESVKYIVLAGDVVDGVGVYPGQEKELTIMDIYQQYEEAAYQLDKLPKRVKVILSPGNHDAVRQAEPQPCLPKEYASLFSNNVIHVGNPALIDIEGVKIQIYHGRSLDDLMTKIPRLSYEEPAKAMEELLKRRHLAPSYGNRSPIAPEKEDYLVIDEVPDVLHSGHVHTYGATFYRGVFLVNSSTWQSQTEFQKKMNLNPMPGIVAVYNGNNLSKLKFC; encoded by the coding sequence ATGGTAATTAAAGATATCGACTCCAAGCTGATTATAACGAAATTCGCCATGCAGGGCTACAACGTCCACCCTTCAGCGGTGGAAGTGCTTCGAGGGCTTTCACCCTCCCGACTCGACAATATAATATCCGAAATCTGCAGACATGCCAACGGCAGCTTCATAATTACCGCCGAAGATGTGCTGCCCGTTTTGAACGGGCTCAAGAGCAGAACTGCAGAGGGAGATGGAAATGCAAGCGTAGCAGCGATTAATGTAGGTGTGTCAGATGTAGTAAAACCGGAAAAGCCACTGGAGAGCCGTACAACCCTTCAGAAAGAGCCAGAGATACGAGTTTTAAAGGATATCACGGGAAACTCGAGCTGTGAGGGTGGTGTCGAGGACTTCGTCGCCTACTTCAACTCCCGCTACGAAAAGCTATCGAGGATGCTGCGCAACAGGATTAATCCTCTGCCCATAGCCTCCCTTAGAAAAGTGAGGACCGAGAAAGTAGATATTGTAGGAATTGTCAACGACGTTAGAGAAACTTCCAACGGCAACGCGATCATAGAGCTCGAAGACAAGACGGGCTTCACGACGGTCATAGCCACCGGTAAGCTGAAGGACACGGCCATGGAACTTCTTGGGGATGAAGTCATAGGAGTCTCGGGAACATACAGGGGCAGGAGCATAATAGCAGACAGAATAATCTTCCCGGACGTCCCGATGAATGGATCAAAGAAGAACTGGGGCTTCAACGTTGCGTTTATCTCAGACACGCACTTCGGCAGCAATACGTTCATGGAAGACGCGTGGAACCGCTTCGTAAGCTGGATAAACTGCGAGATTGGAGATGAAAGAAGCCAGCAACTCGCTGAAAGCGTGAAGTACATCGTTCTTGCGGGAGATGTCGTTGACGGCGTAGGTGTTTACCCGGGGCAGGAGAAGGAACTCACAATAATGGACATTTATCAGCAGTATGAAGAGGCAGCCTATCAGCTTGACAAGCTGCCAAAGCGGGTAAAGGTCATCTTGTCTCCCGGAAACCACGACGCAGTAAGGCAGGCTGAACCCCAGCCGTGCTTGCCGAAGGAGTACGCAAGCCTGTTCTCCAACAACGTAATACATGTTGGAAACCCAGCCCTCATTGACATAGAAGGTGTAAAGATTCAGATATACCACGGAAGAAGTCTCGACGACCTGATGACGAAGATTCCAAGACTGAGCTACGAGGAACCGGCAAAAGCTATGGAAGAACTCCTTAAGAGGAGGCACCTCGCCCCATCCTACGGCAACCGCTCACCAATAGCTCCTGAGAAGGAGGACTACCTCGTAATCGATGAAGTGCCGGATGTTCTCCATTCTGGACACGTCCACACCTACGGAGCAACGTTCTACAGAGGTGTTTTCCTCGTGAACTCGAGCACCTGGCAGTCGCAGACGGAGTTCCAGAAGAAGATGAACCTGAATCCAATGCCGGGAATAGTTGCAGTTTACAACGGCAACAACCTGAGCAAGCTGAAGTTCTGCTGA
- a CDS encoding macro domain-containing protein, whose translation MVLYKGVEILAYHGDITKLEVDAIVNAANTRLIMGGGVAGAIKRAGGKEIEDEAVAKGPIKIGEAVATTAGKLKAKYVIHSPTMGMDFKTDENKIRLSVQAALKKADELGVETIAFPAMGTGVGGFSREEAAKIMIEEIKKHIDNGTNIKKIILADVNREQVEAFERVIG comes from the coding sequence ATGGTACTCTATAAGGGTGTGGAAATTCTCGCCTACCACGGCGACATAACCAAGCTGGAAGTTGATGCCATCGTAAACGCAGCCAACACCCGTCTTATAATGGGTGGAGGTGTTGCGGGAGCAATAAAGAGGGCAGGAGGAAAAGAAATAGAAGATGAAGCTGTCGCAAAGGGCCCAATAAAGATTGGGGAAGCGGTAGCAACTACGGCAGGAAAGCTCAAGGCAAAGTACGTCATTCACTCGCCTACAATGGGCATGGATTTTAAAACCGATGAGAACAAGATAAGGCTATCAGTTCAGGCAGCACTGAAGAAAGCCGACGAGCTTGGTGTCGAAACTATAGCATTTCCTGCAATGGGGACAGGAGTAGGGGGGTTTTCGAGAGAAGAAGCGGCGAAAATTATGATCGAAGAAATTAAGAAGCACATAGATAACGGAACTAACATTAAAAAGATAATTCTCGCAGACGTGAACAGAGAGCAGGTTGAAGCGTTCGAGAGGGTGATTGGTTGA
- a CDS encoding DUF126 domain-containing protein, translating into MKIRARVISRGDAEGEVIVSKRSFSFLGDVDAETGVVVAGDSDIAGENIAGKIFVFPSGRGSTVGTYVLLRMKKAGTAPKAIINLESEAIIAVGAIIAGIPLLDRPEENVIELLESGEIVRVHAGREGWIEVLSRLPDGPDGNDSGASRGSGRHSSNSEVSK; encoded by the coding sequence TTGAAGATCAGGGCGAGGGTGATTTCGAGGGGAGATGCCGAGGGAGAAGTAATAGTAAGTAAAAGAAGTTTCTCCTTCCTCGGTGATGTTGATGCGGAAACGGGCGTTGTGGTTGCCGGGGACAGCGACATAGCTGGAGAAAACATAGCGGGCAAGATATTCGTTTTTCCTTCAGGAAGGGGTTCAACTGTCGGAACATACGTGCTGCTGAGAATGAAGAAAGCTGGAACTGCTCCGAAAGCCATAATAAACCTCGAGAGTGAAGCGATAATAGCGGTTGGGGCGATAATAGCCGGCATACCATTGCTTGATAGGCCAGAAGAAAACGTAATCGAATTGCTTGAGAGTGGAGAAATCGTGAGGGTTCACGCTGGCAGGGAGGGTTGGATTGAGGTATTATCAAGGCTCCCGGATGGCCCGGACGGAAACGATTCCGGGGCAAGCAGGGGTAGTGGCAGACATAGCAGCAACTCAGAGGTCAGCAAATGA
- a CDS encoding site-2 protease family protein: MTDATREIEEIKKEIERNFYVYDVREIPGGLRFYVLPEDSGDIQSQIALARIAAMARNYDVSAGWHLGEAVIEIKRRKERIWINIVLLIATFISTTLIGSTFYENFDIAGGVVFSLSVLFVLGSHEMGHYFAAKRWGLKTSLPYFIPFPTIIGTLGAVIKHRGPIPNRRALFDVGVSGPLVGIVAAIIVTFIGLNLKHTPPSAGGYEIGIPPLFYLITMATGFEGGYIHPVAFAGWVGMFITALNMLPVGQLDGGHVLRAMIGKKSEMVSKIVPICLIILGYVVEINMGTGSGSIWVLWGLITLFFSMHPHPSPIDDETPLDRKRVVLGIVAFVIAALCFTPAPILAIR, from the coding sequence ATGACGGATGCTACGAGAGAGATAGAAGAAATAAAGAAGGAGATAGAGCGAAACTTCTACGTGTACGACGTCAGGGAAATTCCCGGAGGTTTGAGGTTCTACGTCCTCCCTGAAGATTCAGGAGATATACAATCCCAGATTGCCCTGGCAAGAATTGCCGCAATGGCGAGAAACTACGACGTCAGTGCTGGTTGGCATTTGGGTGAGGCTGTCATCGAGATCAAAAGGAGGAAGGAGAGGATATGGATCAATATCGTTCTCCTAATAGCAACGTTCATATCAACAACACTGATAGGTTCGACGTTCTATGAAAATTTTGACATCGCTGGAGGTGTTGTATTTTCCCTATCCGTCCTCTTCGTGCTTGGAAGCCACGAAATGGGCCACTACTTTGCTGCTAAGCGGTGGGGGCTGAAGACTTCCCTTCCGTACTTCATACCCTTTCCGACGATAATCGGCACGCTCGGAGCTGTGATAAAGCACAGAGGGCCAATTCCAAACAGAAGGGCTCTCTTCGACGTCGGCGTTTCCGGTCCGCTCGTTGGCATTGTTGCAGCCATAATAGTCACGTTTATCGGACTGAATCTCAAACACACGCCACCTTCTGCTGGCGGTTATGAGATAGGCATTCCCCCTCTATTCTACCTCATCACAATGGCCACGGGATTCGAAGGAGGATATATTCACCCTGTGGCGTTTGCCGGCTGGGTCGGCATGTTCATCACTGCACTCAACATGCTGCCAGTTGGCCAGCTCGACGGCGGGCACGTGTTAAGGGCGATGATCGGCAAGAAAAGTGAGATGGTTTCGAAAATTGTTCCAATCTGCCTGATAATCCTCGGTTATGTTGTGGAAATTAACATGGGAACTGGTTCAGGCTCGATATGGGTTCTCTGGGGTCTCATAACCCTCTTCTTCTCCATGCACCCCCACCCTTCCCCCATTGACGACGAAACACCCCTTGACAGGAAGAGAGTTGTTCTTGGAATCGTGGCATTCGTTATTGCTGCGCTCTGTTTCACACCAGCCCCGATACTTGCGATACGCTGA
- a CDS encoding metallophosphoesterase family protein, with translation MKLLRVADEAALLLGSRTKRLVVADLHLGLFIDDRIVVERLRRLVDRVGADEVIVAGDVKHDIGMRIKERRAVEELAKAVGVPLLVVKGNHDGGIDDVVETTSSRGIRFGKIGIIHGHALPGDDVLQADIIILGHAHPAILIRDKVGGVKERVWLEGKAEFDGREVEVIVMPAFNDLCASTAVNVEKPAGVIFRRWDYRKAEAMLLDGTLLGRVEML, from the coding sequence GTGAAACTGCTGAGGGTTGCAGATGAAGCAGCGTTACTGCTTGGAAGCAGGACGAAAAGGCTTGTGGTTGCTGATTTGCACTTAGGCCTCTTTATCGACGACAGAATTGTTGTAGAAAGGCTTAGAAGGCTCGTGGATAGAGTTGGGGCAGATGAGGTAATCGTTGCCGGAGACGTCAAGCACGATATTGGAATGAGGATTAAGGAAAGAAGAGCTGTAGAAGAGCTTGCAAAGGCAGTGGGAGTGCCACTCCTCGTTGTGAAGGGTAACCACGATGGAGGCATTGATGACGTCGTCGAGACTACAAGCTCTCGCGGCATAAGATTTGGCAAAATCGGAATTATACATGGCCATGCATTGCCGGGCGACGATGTTCTGCAGGCAGACATTATCATCTTAGGGCATGCGCATCCGGCAATTCTTATCAGAGACAAGGTTGGTGGGGTTAAGGAGCGAGTCTGGCTCGAAGGAAAGGCTGAATTCGATGGGAGGGAAGTTGAAGTAATTGTAATGCCTGCCTTCAACGACTTGTGTGCTTCAACGGCGGTAAACGTGGAGAAACCTGCCGGAGTTATTTTCAGACGGTGGGATTATAGGAAAGCCGAAGCTATGCTCCTCGATGGCACTCTGCTTGGTAGGGTTGAGATGTTGTAG
- the yjeH gene encoding L-methionine/branched-chain amino acid transporter, whose amino-acid sequence MSLRKDVTLLQAVGIFVAGILGSGILILPSIAANVAGEASLIAWLLMTVLAAPIALTFGYLASAYPSAGGIAEYSRRAFGKRRLWRLSLDAEFTTGVMFLSVIPTAIPIVLLAGASYLAMVLGLGEKGAILIALTMLLAILLMNLRGVKFTGDVQLLLSVAVIILLLSISLSALPLTSFRGYGLSREVSWNVGKAMVLIFWCYMGWEAATHLSEEFRNPRDFPLSILLSLVVIGAVYMLVSYVVVGLHAYGEGLRGLTGLLFVAERTFGGFGKILVAILGSMTCFASANVYVASSSRLLYAMSRRGYFPSLLSKLNSRRVPGYSLALASTFVALTLVLMLFYGEAIEELVLLSNTVFIILYIIGSLAGLVLLDKKLCPAIAFIVCVAILLFVGGNILYPLAIVITAVLYVTLREKKVKT is encoded by the coding sequence ATGTCACTAAGAAAGGACGTTACCCTCCTTCAGGCTGTAGGTATATTCGTTGCCGGAATTCTCGGCTCTGGCATCCTCATTCTCCCATCAATCGCAGCAAATGTTGCTGGAGAAGCATCTCTCATCGCCTGGCTTCTCATGACTGTTCTTGCAGCCCCTATTGCGCTCACCTTCGGCTATCTTGCCTCAGCATACCCCTCTGCCGGTGGGATCGCAGAGTACTCGAGGAGAGCATTCGGAAAACGAAGGCTGTGGCGTCTGAGCCTTGATGCTGAATTTACAACTGGGGTGATGTTTCTTTCTGTAATTCCAACGGCTATCCCCATCGTCCTTCTTGCAGGAGCCTCATACCTCGCAATGGTTCTCGGCCTCGGCGAAAAAGGAGCCATACTGATAGCCCTTACAATGCTGCTCGCAATCCTGCTCATGAATCTGAGAGGGGTTAAGTTTACCGGAGATGTGCAGCTCCTGCTCTCAGTAGCAGTGATAATCCTCCTTCTCTCCATATCCCTTTCAGCTCTGCCTTTAACGAGCTTTAGAGGTTATGGACTGAGCAGAGAAGTAAGCTGGAATGTCGGCAAGGCCATGGTTCTGATCTTCTGGTGCTATATGGGGTGGGAGGCTGCAACGCATCTATCCGAAGAGTTCAGGAATCCAAGGGACTTTCCCCTGAGTATACTCCTTTCTCTCGTTGTGATAGGGGCTGTGTACATGCTCGTGTCCTATGTTGTGGTTGGTTTGCACGCATACGGAGAGGGGCTCAGGGGACTTACGGGCCTGCTTTTTGTCGCAGAACGAACCTTTGGTGGATTTGGCAAGATTCTTGTAGCGATTCTTGGCTCCATGACGTGCTTCGCCAGTGCAAACGTCTACGTAGCCTCGTCTTCCCGGCTGCTCTACGCCATGTCAAGGAGGGGCTACTTTCCATCATTACTCTCAAAACTGAACTCCAGACGTGTTCCCGGCTACTCTCTTGCTCTTGCATCCACTTTCGTGGCCCTGACCCTCGTACTGATGCTTTTTTATGGAGAAGCTATAGAAGAACTCGTTTTACTCTCCAACACTGTTTTCATAATCCTCTATATAATCGGCTCTCTTGCAGGCCTTGTCCTGCTCGACAAAAAACTCTGTCCAGCGATAGCATTCATCGTTTGCGTTGCGATACTGCTGTTCGTTGGCGGAAACATCCTGTACCCCCTCGCAATCGTGATTACAGCCGTTCTTTACGTTACCCTACGAGAGAAAAAGGTGAAAACGTAA
- a CDS encoding DUF2240 family protein, with the protein MLRTVIAAAFKAKGRRSMSKSELTYVLSFDFKWFSHDKSKQVVELAIKKGLLVEENDSVRPAFDVSSVEIPIDFKPDLSRLNSSSVFDEIVDEISAKTGKDVSEVIAEINALQERLGNLVDAEVTALLVAKRCGVDISDYIDEVERDLFSA; encoded by the coding sequence ATGCTCCGCACAGTCATTGCAGCAGCTTTCAAAGCAAAGGGCAGAAGAAGCATGTCAAAATCTGAGCTTACATACGTCCTGTCCTTCGATTTCAAGTGGTTCTCACACGACAAGAGCAAGCAGGTCGTTGAACTTGCTATAAAGAAAGGTCTTCTTGTTGAGGAGAACGACTCCGTAAGGCCAGCATTCGATGTTTCCAGCGTGGAAATACCCATAGACTTCAAGCCCGACCTCAGCAGACTGAACTCTTCATCTGTTTTTGATGAGATTGTTGATGAGATTTCAGCGAAAACAGGAAAGGACGTGAGTGAAGTAATTGCGGAAATAAATGCTCTGCAGGAGAGACTTGGAAATCTCGTTGACGCCGAAGTCACTGCTTTACTCGTTGCGAAGCGGTGCGGCGTTGACATCAGCGACTACATCGATGAGGTCGAGAGGGATTTGTTTTCAGCATAA
- the gatB gene encoding Asp-tRNA(Asn)/Glu-tRNA(Gln) amidotransferase subunit GatB, whose protein sequence is MDDVVIGLEVHVQLNKLNTKLFCSCPINYHESEPNTHVCPVCLGMPGAMPVVNREAVKAAIKVALALHADIQSFTVFDRKNYFYPDLPKGFQISQYDRPLAWGGYVTIEVDGEEKKIALKRIHMEEDPGKLSYKGSITTARYSLIDYNRSGVPLLEIVTEPVMHSPKEARLFLNKLRIILEYLDVFDGSLEGAMRVDANVSIKGGGRVEIKNISSFKGVEKALSYEITRQRNLIRRGRAVRRETRHFDEANNITVSLRGKEEEQDYRYFPEPDLVPVYTSELLEEVKGTLPEMPEEKRERFIKQYGLSDAFAKVLVLDVKMANYFEEVASVINPRLAASWIVDVLRGELNYRSWDFGMAFERLKPEEMAKLLKYFEEERITEKGVVEVIRTKLDEGGEIDEIIEAKGLFAIPKSEIERLCREAIENNPKAVEDYRSGKKQALNFLVGQVMKATRGRADPGETAKIMKEILG, encoded by the coding sequence ATGGACGATGTGGTTATAGGTCTTGAGGTTCACGTTCAGTTGAACAAACTTAACACCAAACTGTTCTGCTCATGTCCCATTAACTATCACGAGAGCGAGCCAAACACTCACGTCTGCCCCGTCTGTCTTGGCATGCCGGGTGCGATGCCGGTCGTTAACAGAGAAGCCGTAAAAGCAGCGATAAAAGTGGCTCTTGCTCTGCATGCGGACATTCAATCCTTCACAGTCTTTGATAGAAAGAACTACTTCTATCCTGACCTACCCAAAGGATTCCAGATAAGCCAGTACGACCGCCCTCTTGCATGGGGCGGTTACGTCACAATAGAGGTTGATGGTGAAGAGAAGAAGATAGCGCTCAAGCGCATTCACATGGAGGAGGATCCGGGAAAGCTTAGCTACAAGGGCAGCATAACTACTGCAAGATACTCGCTCATAGACTACAACCGTTCGGGCGTTCCGCTTCTCGAAATAGTTACCGAACCCGTTATGCACTCTCCAAAGGAAGCAAGGTTGTTCCTCAACAAGCTCCGCATAATTCTCGAGTATCTCGATGTCTTCGATGGCAGTCTCGAGGGAGCAATGAGAGTCGATGCAAATGTGTCCATAAAGGGCGGAGGAAGGGTCGAGATAAAGAACATCTCATCATTCAAAGGAGTCGAGAAGGCTTTGAGCTACGAAATAACCAGGCAGAGAAACCTCATCAGGCGTGGAAGGGCTGTGAGAAGGGAAACGAGACATTTCGATGAAGCGAACAACATAACTGTTTCGCTCAGAGGCAAGGAGGAAGAGCAGGACTACCGCTACTTCCCCGAGCCAGACTTGGTTCCGGTATACACTTCGGAGTTGCTGGAAGAAGTGAAGGGTACGCTTCCAGAGATGCCGGAGGAGAAGAGGGAACGTTTCATAAAGCAGTACGGCCTGAGCGATGCTTTTGCCAAGGTGCTTGTCCTCGACGTGAAAATGGCGAACTACTTCGAAGAGGTTGCTTCAGTTATTAATCCAAGGCTTGCAGCGAGCTGGATAGTTGATGTACTCAGGGGTGAGCTGAACTACAGAAGCTGGGATTTCGGCATGGCATTCGAGAGATTGAAGCCGGAGGAAATGGCGAAGCTGCTGAAATACTTCGAGGAGGAGAGAATCACCGAGAAAGGAGTCGTGGAAGTAATAAGGACGAAGCTGGACGAGGGAGGGGAGATAGACGAGATAATTGAGGCAAAGGGACTCTTCGCCATTCCAAAGTCTGAAATCGAGAGACTCTGCAGGGAGGCGATAGAGAATAACCCGAAGGCTGTCGAGGACTACCGCAGCGGTAAGAAGCAGGCACTGAACTTCCTTGTTGGGCAAGTCATGAAGGCGACGCGAGGAAGAGCAGATCCAGGAGAGACGGCGAAGATAATGAAGGAAATTCTCGGTTAG